AGTAGATTACTAGCCCTACTGTATCGGCGACAGTCGTAATTAGTGGCCCGCTGGCAACCGCAGGGTCGATACGCAGGCGCTTAAACACAAAGGGCAGCGCGGCGCCCACTAGATTAGACATGACCGCCATCAGCACCATAGTTAGCCCTATGACTAGGGCCAGTTCATACCCTCCGCGGTAGAAGCCGAGCACAGCGGCTGCTCCACCCATAAGCAAGCCGAGCAGACCACCTACGGCGGCTTCTTTAGCTAGCGTTGTGGCCCAACGACCTAAAGTCAGGTCTCCGGTTACCAAACCGCGAATCATCATCGTCGCGGCTTGCGAGCCGATGTTACCGCCGCTATCGATTAAGAGCGGCATAAAGAAGGCCAAGGCTATAGTGGCCGATAGTGTCTCCTCGAAAACCGCAATAACTCCTGAAGACATGAGATTCACGATAATCAGCCCGAGCAGCCACCCCATGCGCTTCTTCACTAGCGGTACAATTCCGGTCGCCGTGTAGACGTCTTCGAGAGGAGCGATAGCTGCGGCACGGTGAAAGTCCTCGGTAGCCTCTGTTTGGGCGACGTCCATCATGTCGTCGAAAGTGACAATGCCCACCAGCACGCCGTCGGTGTTAACTACCGGCAAGGCAAAGGCGTCGTGCCTCTGCATGGTGGCTACGGCAATTTCTTGGTCGCTAAAAGCGTTTAGGCTTATCGCCGGCGTCCGCATCAGGTCGCTAACTTGGGCAGTCGGTGCCGCGAGAATAATGTGCTTTAGGTCGACCGCCCCGTAGAGGTACCAGCGTTCGTCGGTTACGTATAGCGTATTGATTGTCTCGCTGTCTCTGCCGCGCTGGCGAATGTGGCCTAGCACTTGTTCAACCGTCCACGTGGGGCGCACTGCCACGTACTCCGGCGTCATCAGTCTGCCGACGGAATGCTCAGGATACCCAAGCAGCTCCCGCGCCTCGCGCAAGTCGTCGGGGCTTAGCAGGTTGAGGATGTGCTGCGTAACTTGCCCGGGCAACTCGCCTAGGAAAAACGTGCGGTCATCAGGCCGGAGACTCGCTATCAGGTGCCTTGCCTCCGCGTCACTAAGCTCTTGGATAAGAAAGTGCAGGTCATCCGGCTCTAGGTAGGCCGCCACTTCTGCTGCTAATTCCCTCGGCAGAATGCGATAAATCAGCACACGTTCAGTCTTCCCAACCTCTGCCAGCACTTCGGCAATGTCGGGATAAGGCAACTTAGTGACAGCCGCCCTGAGTCCTTCCCAGTTCTTGTCGGCCATCAATGCATTGACGGTGTCAACGATTCTCTTTTCCACAAAACTCACCTCCACTATTTGTCGCGGCCGGTCGTCAGAAACACGGCCAGTGTTTGGTGGCGTGGTACAAGAGAACGCGTAGGCCTAATTCAGGGCATGCCAACAGAAGCGAGCTGCCTCGACCAACGACCCCGGTGCTCTTATGCCACTACCACTATGGCTTCTAGGCCTAGGCCCGTCGTCCGTTTCCATGCAGCTCACCTCCCTCGGTCTTCATTCTATGCCATGGCCGAGAATGAAGTCAACTTCAACTAGATAGAACAGGAGCCTCAGCCAGTGCACGCTGCAACATTCCGAACAGCGCGCTCCCGGACATGGTTTCTAGGTTAAGCTCGTCATTGCCTGTGGCCTCCATGTAGAGCAGGTTATGCATCCCGCAGAAGACTACGTTACATTCTGCGTGCACTACTTCCCTCGGCGGATTGACATGCCCGTAACTTACGCTAAACACGTACTCAGGCAGAAGAAAGTTAGTCGCAAGCTCCAAGGATTCGCCCTGCAGAAAGAATAGTTCTCCCTCTCGCCGCACCATGCGTTTGCCGAGCAGTTCATCAAGAGCCGCAACGGGTAGCTCTGCACCAAGCAGGGACGGCTCTACTAAGTCCTGTAAGTTGCGCGCTAAGGCCATATACCCTTGTGGCTGACTCACGGCGCGCGCCATAATCTCCCCTTTAGTGCAGCCAAGTTCGTTAGGTTCCCCTGCCAGTATTTTTAGTGCGCGAACCCGGGTCAGGTCGACTAAGGCCAAAAATGCGCGTGCGCCCATCAGAGATAGCTTTGCAGCAAACTCCACGTTCACTAACCTACTGCTTCCGGTGAATTCCTCTAGCGCGTACAACGCGTCGGCGGTGCTCGGCGGCATGGCGATGTCAAAAGTACTAGGCCCGCTGTCGACAGAGCAGGCTAGGTTGTTGTGGAAATAGGTTACCTTGTCAACCTGCGACATGGCGCCTAGAATGCGAATGCGTGAATATGACCGAGCCTCCTTCAACACGTTAAGCACAGCTGCTGCTTCGCCCGTTATAGTTCCGTCGGCCGAAATGATTCCTTGCGCCTTAAGCTCATCAATTACGCTCTCGTCAACCTCTTGCGCCTCCCCTTCTCGCACAGCTAGGGGAGAGATTGGGCTAACTTGGTCAAACGCTTGCGACAACCACCGGAAGCCGCCCGGAGAAATGCTATACTTTGTTGGCATGAATTTAGCCTCCTTCCTTATCGACAAACCCTAGAGGGGTACCTGTGGCATCAACAAGAGCACCTTTAACCATGTCCTTTCCTTTAGACCAGATAAACTCCCGCCCGCCAGTTTTTAAGAGCCCTTTAGACAGCGGGTTGTTATTTAGAATCTGCGACACCGACATGTCGCCCACATCGACGCTAGTACCTTTGGGCATAGGTATGCGACTGGTAAGCGCTGCCGGGGCTTTCTTAATTGCTGTCTCTAGCCCATGCTCTGTTACTGCATCTAGTGCCCCTTTGCCGACGCCTTTAACCGCGCCCTCTAAGACGCCCTCCCCTTTGATGCTCGCGTCAAGGCCGCCCTGAGCCGCTTCGTTGGCCATGCCCGCTAGCGCACTCTTCATTTTAGATGTCAGGCGCCCATCCTGAAACCTGTCTTTAGCCACCTCGGTTACCGCACCGATAATGCCTTTGGCAATGTGCTTGCCTGCATTTTTGGGGTCTGCCATGCCTTCACCGAGACCCCCGGCTACGCCCTTGCCCGCCGTGTAGGCAAGCTTTATCTGTTTCCCTGCCGGGCCCGTAATGTGCGAAAGGGCATCAATGGCTACATCCGCGCCAAACTGCACGCCTTCTGCGGCCTTAGTCGCCAAATCCCAGCGGTTAGCAGACTTCATTGCTTGTGCAAGTTCAGCCTCGGCCTTAGCAATCTTAGCCGCGATTTCAGCGCGACGGCCTGCGTTAGCATAAATCATGGCCTTCTCTGCGTCGGCCTTTTGCTTGGCTAAGTCCTTCACCATTTTGTCAAAAGCCGCACCGGGGCCTACGCTACCCCTGTCGCGCGCTGTGTACTCAATGAGTGCGTCATTCTCGGCAAGTGTTGTCGTCAGTCGCTTTTCGTTCTCGTCAAGCTGCTTAAGCCGCCGCTCAATCTCTGCTACGTTGTATCCGGCAGACCCATACCCCTTTTGCGTAGCTATGAGAAGGGCCTTCTCTTCTTTGACGGCGATGAGATCTACCTGTCGTTGTCGCATCCACTCGCCCTTCGCCTCTATTGCTGCCTTCTCCTCGGCCTTTTGCACCTGAACGAGGTGCTTTTCATAATCCTTTTGCTTAAGAGAGTCCTGCAAATGCTTTATGTACGCTTCATACTGCTGCTTAAGCTTGTCGTAACCTGGGTCTGTTTTGTCGGCAGTCTTGTCTGACTCTGCCCACAGCTGGGAGTATTCGTCAATTTCCTTTTGAATTTGTGCAGCTTCGCTGTCGATGGTTTTCTCCGCCTCGCTGTATCCCTCCATTACCGCCGCTTCCTGAAAATCTGCTTCTGACTCCGCGCCTGCGGCAATTTCTTGCGCCATGGACTGTGCGTCACTTAAAGCCGACCCTTGCAGGCTGCCGGAAAGCATACCCTTAGCCGCCTCAATCAGCACTAACAGCCCGCCTGCACTAACCACTGAGGCG
This sequence is a window from Selenomonadales bacterium. Protein-coding genes within it:
- the mgtE gene encoding magnesium transporter, with product MEKRIVDTVNALMADKNWEGLRAAVTKLPYPDIAEVLAEVGKTERVLIYRILPRELAAEVAAYLEPDDLHFLIQELSDAEARHLIASLRPDDRTFFLGELPGQVTQHILNLLSPDDLREARELLGYPEHSVGRLMTPEYVAVRPTWTVEQVLGHIRQRGRDSETINTLYVTDERWYLYGAVDLKHIILAAPTAQVSDLMRTPAISLNAFSDQEIAVATMQRHDAFALPVVNTDGVLVGIVTFDDMMDVAQTEATEDFHRAAAIAPLEDVYTATGIVPLVKKRMGWLLGLIIVNLMSSGVIAVFEETLSATIALAFFMPLLIDSGGNIGSQAATMMIRGLVTGDLTLGRWATTLAKEAAVGGLLGLLMGGAAAVLGFYRGGYELALVIGLTMVLMAVMSNLVGAALPFVFKRLRIDPAVASGPLITTVADTVGLVIYFTIARMVLA